Proteins encoded in a region of the Flavobacterium sp. MDT1-60 genome:
- a CDS encoding TolC family protein — MKKLIALLFLILASQVGLAQKTVTLEDCESQFLKNNLFLLASQYNIDASKALTIQARIWDNPTITAELNAYNPERNQYFDIGKDGQKAFGIEQLIYLGGKKRNEVKLAQTNEQLAELQFNDLLRTLKLQLRKSFYTVYYNTKSLETTDKQLAHIEDLINSYSIQAQKGNIPLKDVVRLQSLYLNFKNERMEVVNNNIEEQANLKLLLNSTETVVPIVSDTEFNKYLKTINFDLKSFEDQAIANRPDYLAKQKEIDANEINVKWQKSLSVPDITVGANYDQRSGAFNKEANLTLGIPLPLWNKNKGNIKYAQTILEQSKVEKQNFDLQLQTEITSAWNKWDESRKNYAVIKPTVNADFDAVYNGMLTNFQKRNVSLLEFTDFMESYNQATVQVNELKKKLALSGEELNSTINKDLF, encoded by the coding sequence ATGAAAAAGTTAATTGCATTACTATTTCTGATTTTAGCAAGTCAGGTAGGTTTGGCTCAAAAAACAGTCACTCTCGAAGATTGTGAAAGCCAATTTTTGAAAAACAATCTTTTTTTGCTGGCCTCTCAATACAATATTGATGCTTCAAAAGCACTGACTATTCAAGCCCGAATTTGGGATAATCCAACGATTACCGCAGAATTAAATGCTTATAATCCAGAAAGAAATCAATATTTCGATATTGGAAAAGACGGACAGAAAGCATTTGGTATCGAACAGCTTATTTACTTAGGCGGAAAAAAACGCAATGAAGTAAAACTGGCTCAAACTAATGAGCAATTGGCTGAATTACAATTTAATGATTTACTAAGAACCTTAAAATTGCAATTACGCAAGAGCTTTTACACCGTTTATTACAATACAAAAAGTCTTGAAACTACTGATAAACAACTGGCTCATATTGAAGATTTAATCAACTCCTACTCTATTCAGGCACAAAAAGGAAATATTCCTTTGAAAGATGTTGTTCGCTTGCAATCACTTTATCTAAACTTCAAAAATGAAAGAATGGAGGTGGTTAATAACAACATTGAGGAGCAGGCAAATTTGAAATTGTTATTAAACTCAACTGAAACTGTTGTTCCAATTGTTTCGGATACAGAATTCAATAAATATCTAAAAACTATCAATTTTGATTTAAAGTCATTTGAAGATCAAGCTATCGCCAATCGCCCAGATTATTTAGCTAAACAAAAAGAAATCGATGCCAACGAAATCAATGTAAAATGGCAAAAATCACTTTCAGTTCCTGATATTACTGTAGGTGCGAACTATGATCAACGAAGTGGTGCTTTTAATAAAGAAGCTAATTTAACGCTTGGGATTCCGCTTCCCCTTTGGAACAAAAATAAAGGAAACATAAAATATGCCCAAACTATTTTAGAGCAATCTAAAGTCGAAAAACAAAATTTTGATTTGCAATTGCAAACTGAAATTACATCGGCATGGAATAAATGGGATGAATCACGCAAAAATTATGCTGTTATAAAACCAACTGTTAACGCTGATTTTGATGCAGTTTATAATGGAATGTTAACCAATTTTCAAAAACGAAACGTGAGCTTACTAGAATTTACAGATTTTATGGAAAGCTATAATCAGGCCACCGTTCAGGTTAATGAATTAAAGAAAAAACTAGCACTTTCTGGAGAAGAATTAAACAGTACCATCAACAAAGACTTATTTTAA
- a CDS encoding efflux RND transporter periplasmic adaptor subunit, with protein sequence MKHKLIIGIAIMSLAFASCKKEVENPQTNTSFALSDSMLKTTTTAVAQKQPVKNELSFYGKITADNNKMIDVYPLVGGNVIKVNVELGDYVHKGQVLATIKSTDIADFEKQSLDAKSDLLVAKNNLKVATELFDGKLNSESDVLQAKSEVAKAQSQLGKIQETYKIYNIKAGSIYEVTAPISGFIIQKSINQDMLLRSDRSENIFDIAEISEVWAMANINETDIDKVKLGIDADVTTLSYPDKVFKGKVDKIFNVIDPETKAMQARIKLQNPGYLLKPDMNANIKLSFKEDKSLIAIPSDAIVFDKSKNFVMVFKDRHNIETRQVEVYSVVGDTTYISSGLKENEKVITNNQLFIYRALNE encoded by the coding sequence ATGAAACATAAACTAATAATAGGAATTGCAATTATGAGTCTGGCATTCGCAAGCTGTAAAAAAGAAGTTGAAAATCCGCAGACTAATACTTCTTTTGCATTAAGTGATTCAATGCTAAAAACGACTACAACAGCTGTCGCACAAAAGCAACCTGTAAAAAACGAATTGAGTTTTTACGGAAAAATTACAGCTGACAATAATAAAATGATTGATGTTTATCCGCTAGTGGGTGGAAATGTCATTAAAGTAAATGTAGAACTTGGAGATTACGTACACAAGGGACAAGTTTTGGCTACGATTAAAAGTACTGATATTGCTGATTTTGAAAAACAATCTCTTGATGCGAAAAGTGATTTATTAGTGGCAAAGAACAATTTAAAAGTGGCGACAGAATTATTTGACGGAAAATTAAATTCGGAGAGCGATGTTTTACAGGCGAAATCTGAAGTTGCTAAAGCACAATCACAATTAGGCAAAATTCAGGAAACGTATAAAATCTACAATATTAAAGCGGGTTCCATTTATGAAGTAACAGCTCCAATTAGTGGTTTTATCATTCAGAAAAGTATCAATCAGGATATGCTTTTGAGAAGTGACCGTTCTGAAAACATCTTTGATATTGCTGAAATCAGTGAAGTTTGGGCAATGGCCAACATCAATGAAACCGATATTGATAAAGTGAAATTAGGAATTGATGCTGATGTAACCACTTTAAGTTATCCTGATAAAGTTTTTAAAGGAAAAGTAGATAAAATTTTCAATGTAATTGATCCGGAAACCAAAGCGATGCAGGCACGTATAAAACTGCAAAACCCAGGATATTTATTGAAACCTGATATGAATGCCAACATCAAATTATCTTTTAAAGAAGATAAATCTTTGATAGCTATTCCGAGTGATGCTATTGTTTTTGATAAAAGTAAAAATTTCGTCATGGTTTTTAAAGATCGTCACAATATCGAAACCAGACAGGTTGAAGTTTACAGTGTTGTCGGAGACACTACTTACATTTCAAGTGGCTTAAAAGAAAACGAAAAAGTCATTACCAATAATCAGTTATTTATTTATCGCGCCTTAAACGAATAA